Genomic segment of Rhinoderma darwinii isolate aRhiDar2 chromosome 12, aRhiDar2.hap1, whole genome shotgun sequence:
CCAAACTTTTGTGAAAAAATTCTTTCTTCTCGGACTCTCTTCAGTCCCTGCTCTTCAAGTTTTCTTGTCTTTGCTCTTCTTTTTGATGTACTTGTTCACATTCTCAGGGAACTTTATATTGATCCTTGTGGTTCAATTTAACACTCGACTCCAGACCCCCATGTACTTCTTCCTCACCAACTTGGCTCTCATTGATATTTGCTTTTCCACAACCGTTGTCCCCAAGATTCTCTTAAATACCTTGTCTGGAGATAAAAGTATTTCCTTCTTCGGATGTGCAGCTCAGTTATACTTCCATCTCGCTCTGGGGGGCTCAGAATGTTTATTATTGACCATCATGGCCTATGATAGATACACGGCTATTTGTAAACcattacaatataacaatattatggGCAAAAAGTTCTGTTTTTATCTCGTTGGTGGATGTTGGATTGTGAGCTTCGTAAACTCACTCTTTCTCACATTGTTAACCTTTCAACTTCCTTTCTGTAAGTCCAACCATATCAGCCATTTCTTCTGTGAAATGCCCCCCCTCTTCCATCTCTCTTGTATAGATACTTGGTTCAACGA
This window contains:
- the LOC142664290 gene encoding olfactory receptor 5V1-like; this encodes MENSTQTFVKKFFLLGLSSVPALQVFLSLLFFLMYLFTFSGNFILILVVQFNTRLQTPMYFFLTNLALIDICFSTTVVPKILLNTLSGDKSISFFGCAAQLYFHLALGGSECLLLTIMAYDRYTAICKPLQYNNIMGKKFCFYLVGGCWIVSFVNSLFLTLLTFQLPFCKSNHISHFFCEMPPLFHLSCIDTWFNELAKYISVGLIVLGSFLLILMSYLCITLTILKIRSTKERQKAFSTCASHLTVVSLYYGAIMFMHLRPRYAYSPEQDRVVTILYTVVTPMLNPIIYSIRNKDVKKAIKRTMSSKVYH